The Pseudofrankia inefficax genome window below encodes:
- a CDS encoding SDR family NAD(P)-dependent oxidoreductase, with protein MARQQERTGQLVDETPWPVHEEQLPALVPAPRIPPGPVVGDAGNDQPLAGRTVVVTGASAGIGAAAVRQLAALGARIIALGRSPLKTAAVAAETGATPVVADFARLSDVRHAAAEVAALCPRIDVLVNNAGGLFPHRVVTEDGNELTFQVNHLAPFLLTSLLLPRLRETPGSRVIVTSSFMNLEGRIDLTGLETDPGCADRRYRPFVAYSTSKLANILFVKELARRGYPDGPTATAVHPGVVLSSFGRDSWFVRTFYRRPLKVFGARSSDSGAMPLVDLATRPNPQALNGTFRMRFHQGERLFTARQANDPGLARELWDYSLERVGLPG; from the coding sequence GGTCGACGAGACCCCATGGCCGGTACACGAGGAACAGCTGCCGGCGCTGGTGCCGGCACCCCGGATACCACCGGGACCGGTGGTCGGGGACGCGGGGAACGACCAGCCGCTCGCCGGCCGGACGGTCGTCGTCACCGGCGCGAGCGCCGGCATCGGCGCCGCGGCGGTCCGCCAGCTGGCGGCGCTCGGAGCCCGGATCATCGCCCTCGGCCGGTCGCCGCTGAAGACGGCCGCGGTCGCCGCGGAGACCGGCGCGACCCCGGTCGTCGCCGACTTCGCCCGGCTCTCCGACGTCCGGCACGCCGCCGCCGAGGTGGCCGCGCTGTGCCCGCGGATCGACGTGCTGGTCAACAACGCCGGCGGGCTGTTCCCGCACCGGGTGGTGACCGAGGACGGCAACGAGCTGACGTTCCAGGTGAACCATCTCGCTCCGTTCCTGCTCACGAGCCTGCTGCTGCCCCGGCTGCGCGAGACGCCCGGCTCCCGGGTGATCGTGACGAGCAGCTTCATGAACCTGGAGGGCCGCATCGACCTGACCGGCCTGGAAACGGACCCGGGCTGCGCGGACCGGCGTTACCGGCCCTTCGTCGCCTACTCGACGAGCAAGCTGGCGAACATCCTTTTCGTCAAGGAGCTTGCCCGCCGCGGCTACCCGGACGGTCCGACCGCGACCGCCGTGCACCCGGGAGTGGTGCTGAGCAGCTTCGGCCGGGACAGCTGGTTCGTGCGGACCTTCTACCGGCGGCCGTTGAAGGTCTTCGGCGCCAGGTCCTCGGACAGCGGCGCCATGCCCCTGGTCGACCTCGCGACGCGCCCCAACCCGCAGGCCCTCAACGGCACCTTCCGGATGCGGTTCCACCAGGGCGAGCGGTTGTTCACCGCCCGCCAGGCCAACGACCCCGGGCTGGCCCGCGAGCTGTGGGACTACTCCCTCGAACGGGTCGGCCTGCCCGGCTGA
- a CDS encoding lysophospholipid acyltransferase family protein produces the protein MSGVAGKSGRALRVGSAAPARRHPGLGLGEVARGFRWTGRPLVPASAQPFRPPVAGREFPTAWARGPVARATRAAFLGGIMDPLLHSQLTWRVEGAQVFEDLGEPALIVANHASHLDATVLLCALPAAVRERTVVTAAADYFFESTWRGLSTALAFGTVPIDRSGGAPSTTPVDLLREGWNLVIFPEGTRSADGARGRFKLGAAFLALNAGVPVVPVGLRGTFAAMPRGRSWPVPGRPEVSVRFGRPLRPGTGDDVRGFTAKLVSEVDRLVAEGETSWWASLPRPDGPTVSARAARPAAGGGEPARWRKVWAATEPPAPSHPRSPWS, from the coding sequence GTGAGCGGCGTCGCCGGGAAGTCCGGCCGGGCGCTGCGGGTCGGCTCGGCCGCGCCCGCGCGCCGCCACCCGGGCCTGGGCCTGGGGGAGGTCGCCCGTGGGTTCCGCTGGACCGGGCGGCCGCTGGTCCCCGCGTCGGCGCAGCCGTTCCGCCCGCCCGTGGCGGGCCGGGAGTTCCCGACGGCGTGGGCGCGGGGCCCGGTCGCGCGGGCGACCCGGGCGGCGTTCCTCGGTGGGATCATGGACCCGTTGCTGCACTCGCAGCTGACCTGGCGGGTCGAGGGCGCGCAGGTGTTCGAGGACCTCGGCGAGCCGGCGCTGATCGTCGCGAACCACGCCTCGCACCTGGACGCGACGGTGCTGCTGTGCGCGCTGCCCGCCGCGGTGCGGGAGCGCACCGTGGTGACCGCGGCGGCGGACTACTTCTTCGAGTCGACGTGGCGGGGCCTCTCGACGGCGCTGGCGTTCGGCACGGTGCCGATCGACCGCAGCGGCGGCGCGCCGTCGACGACCCCGGTCGACCTGCTGCGCGAGGGCTGGAACCTGGTCATCTTCCCGGAGGGCACCCGCTCCGCGGACGGTGCGCGCGGCCGGTTCAAGCTCGGCGCCGCGTTCCTCGCGCTCAACGCCGGGGTTCCGGTCGTGCCGGTCGGCCTGCGGGGCACGTTTGCGGCGATGCCCCGCGGCCGGTCCTGGCCGGTGCCGGGCCGCCCGGAGGTGTCGGTGCGGTTCGGCCGGCCGCTGCGCCCCGGCACCGGCGACGACGTGCGCGGGTTCACCGCGAAGCTGGTCAGCGAGGTCGACCGGCTGGTCGCCGAGGGGGAGACGTCCTGGTGGGCGTCGCTGCCGCGGCCGGACGGCCCGACGGTGTCGGCGCGGGCGGCCCGCCCCGCGGCCGGCGGCGGCGAGCCGGCCCGGTGGCGCAAGGTGTGGGCGGCGACCGAGCCGCCCGCGCCCAGCCACCCCCGCTCGCCCTGGTCGTAG